A window of Gossypium hirsutum isolate 1008001.06 chromosome D13, Gossypium_hirsutum_v2.1, whole genome shotgun sequence genomic DNA:
TTGACACCATACCACACTATAACTATAGGGAATTAGGAAAAGCAAAAATTCTGTATTTAGCTCCTTGAAAATTCGCTACGTTTTCTCCCATATTATATGCTCTGCTCTGCTCGCCAGTTCCCGGTCGCTCCATGAAAGAACCTTCCCTCTCCCTTTATCCTCTCTaaacttcatttcaattcaaCCCTTTTTTTCTCTCTTGTTTTTTCATTACTAAATCAACTAAGGAACCTCTTTTTTTTGGGTTCTTTTTGAAAAGCAAAACGCCCGAGCATTAATGGAGAAAAAGCAAGGTTTTTTCTCAGCTCTCAAAGAGGAAGTAATTCGTGGGCTTTCACCTTCCCGCTCGAGGACCAACAGCCCCGGAAGAGCCCGGTCACCCATTGCCATTCTGTTGCGGAGAAAGAAAAGCGGCCACAACAACTACGGAGGCGCTTACCTGGCGCAACCGGAGCCCTTGATCGCGAGGTACGGTGTCGGGGAAGCGTTAGCTCCGCTCATGGAAGGTCCCGACCAGGACGGAGGTGAAACCGGGGACTCCAAGAGGCTTGGGTCGGGGCTAGGACAATGGGTTATGGGACAGTTATCGAGGACTCCATCCATGGCTTCCTTGAGTTGCAAAAGGTCCGATCTAAGGCTGTTGCTGGGGGTCATGGGTGCACCTTTGGCTCCTGTTCAAGTTTGCTCCACTGACCCTTTGCCTCACTTGAGCATCAAAGACACTCCCATTGTTAGTCCCCTTCCGCCCCCCCCCCCCCGGTCTTCTTTAGCTTATAATAGACTTAAAAAAGAACAAATGAACTTCTGGGTGTTTTTTTTTCTGCTTATGCTGGTTTGAATGGTGGCTAAAGTATTTATCAGTTATAGTATTTTATTTGTAATGTTCTtgtatttttctttaagcttctTCTATGGTCTGTGTATCCATTTTATTAAATCATGGTTTTCATTCAAACTGTGGTTAGCAAGAAACTTGAGTAAAAACTCCATTTCATTGCGGTATGGTGCAGGAAACTTCCACTGCTCAGTACATATTGCAGCAGTATACAGCTGCTTCCGGTGGTTTGAAGCTGCAAAACTCTGTTCGGAATGCGTATGCAATGGGAAAACTGAAAATGGTAGCTTGTGAATACGAAACTGCTGCGAAGACGGTTAAGAACCCATATGGCTCCAGGGGTGCGGAGTCCGGTGGGTTTGTGCTCTGGCAAATGAATCCGGACATGTGGTATGTTGAACTTGCGGTTGGGGGCAGCAAGGTTCATGCTGGCTGTAATGGGAAGCTTGTGTGGAGGCACACACCTTGGCTTGGTGCTCGCACTGCAAAGGGGCCTGTTAGACCCTTGCGTCGTGCACTTCAGGTGAGGTCTCCTATGCTTATCAGCAGCTGAACATTGGCTCTTCGGTTATACTTCTAGCATTACTGGTTTTCTGATTCTCTCTTTGTGCTTCACTATTCCTAATTCAGGGTCTTGATCCGAGAACTACAGCTAGTATGTTTTCTGATGCAAAATGTATAGGAGAGAAGACAATTAATGGTGAGGATTGCTTCATCCTCAAGCTCTGTACCGACCCCCAGACATTGAAGGCAAGGAGTGAAGGCCCTGCGGAGATCATTAGGCATGTCTTATTTGGCTACTTTAGTCAGAAGACCGGGCTTCTGGTTCACATGGAGGATTCACACTTGACTCGTATTCAATCCAACGGTGGGGATACTGTTTATTGGGAAACCACAATCAATTCATATCTTCAGGATTACCGTCCCGTCGAAGGTATCATGATAGCACATTCTGGCCGTTCTGTCATTACACTTTTCAGGTTCGGGGAAGCTGCAATGAGCCATACAAAAACAAGGATGGAAGAAGCTTGGACGATCGAGGAGGTTGCCTTTAACATACCAGGCCTTTCTGTTGATTGTTTTATTCCTCCAGGTGATTTGAAATCTGGATCCATCAGTGAAACCTATGAGCTACCTCAGGACGAAACAGGGAAGAGTGGGATCGCCTTATCAGCATATCATGCCAAAGTTGCTGCACTCGAGAAGGCACAGGATAATTGGCTGACAGTATGATTTGCAGGATACAAGTCTGAAGAAGTGTAGAATTCACAACTTAGAAAGTGCTCAATTTGGTAGCTAGTTCAGTTGACTAACCcattagaaattaaaaaagaaggTAGAAGTCAATTTTTGGACTTCGGTTTTATGCCTCTATTAATCTGTAAATAGAGCATAATGGTTCATATCGGGAACTCTATGAATCTTTATACTCTCAATGCAGAATCCAACTATGGAGAGTTGGAGCTCAGTTTTTCCAATTAGGGATAGAGCTAATGGAGGTTGGTTTTTAGTTTACCCGGCTTTGATGGTAAGTAGCAAAGCTACCCCatcaacccttttattttttctataGTTACACTAACTATATATAGTATGGCAGCATAAAGGATGCTGCCAGTTTAACAGTAAtgtctagttttttttttttgatgttaCAAATTCTGGATTTGTGATTCAAAATGTGATGATTTGGGTTGAAAGTTGTTTGGGGGGTTTGAGAGAAGGGAAAGAGATTTTGCCATTTTTGTGGAAATGGTGATAAATAGGCATAATGGTAAATGAGATGGAACTAACTATATTTCTTACCTTCTGAAAGTTATTCAATGCTTTTGATGAATATACAGTGATCCCCATATTTCCTTCATTCTTTTCTAAGTTTTAATATGTGACTTGTGAATGCCCAGATTATCTTTGTACTACAAGTGACGACACTCGAACCCTAATGCTGTTGTTAGGGTGTTAATAAGAACTTTGGTTGAACCACCATATCTTTAAGAATATACTTAATCTTCCTACATCAAGTAGGCAGCAATATCTAAGGTTATCTTTGACCCATCACTGCCATTGGAACCCTTTAAGGCTTGAGTGTGTCCCCTTGGTGGGGTGTCCAAAGCTTTTTTTAGTCAGACAAGCCAACATATTTTTGAAGCAATGCAAAGCCCCACCTTTGACCACAGGTGTAATGTGGGGTTAGGTTGGGTCAGTGGTGTGAAGTTGTGGTGGCATCGTTCAAAGCTAAAAAAGCTAAGCACGAGATGAAAGTTCCTCAAAACCCCCATGTGATTCTTCAttcttcttttgcttttgctttgGTTCCTTTGCTTAACTGTTTTAACAGATCTTTTTACCTGCTTTTGccaacttatttatttatttatttcggtCTTTCTTCATCTTTACTCTCTGAGATATAGGTGCTGAGGGTGGGGAAAGTTCCAACTCATCCCATGTTTTCTGAAAAGTCAATCTCTCTTTCTTTTACTCCATTTTCTTTTTAAGGAGCCATAGAGGACTTCTCTCTATATGTAAAATCAAGTCATATAAAATTTGGGCATATTTTAATAAATgccttataatatatttttactaaaatgtttttcttttaattttatagatattatatctattttgattcaattttatcattatagatggCTTGAGGAGTTTTTTTTACTTTACCGATGGTGTACAAgacaataattcaaaataataaatataaaataagaaaaaatactatatatgtatttgtattaagagtttgattttattttgtctCTGTACTTAAAAAATTGGTAAATTAGTcctgtatgttagatcaaagagcaggACCAacttgctctttgatctaatgtacaagaattaatttatctattttttgagtAGAAGGAGCAAAATACAATGTGACTCCTAGTATAAGGGTCTTTATGGCACTTCTATCATATACAACATTACGATATTATGTAAAATATAGAGTTGAgttgagatttttttttcaagaagTTGGAGGCCACGTGGATTGAAGAAATCATTTTGGGCTCGGAATTGGATGttattaattttgagtttaacttgtttaattgtcgatttagttttaatttggttGACATCGATATTTTTATCAATGTGGGAGGACGTGGATTCAAGTGCGTTGTAACGTATTCATCCTCTTTTTTGAGAATCAGGAAGGGGTCGTGAGTAATTATAAGCGACttgattaaattcaaaattaaagtaCTTTAATGATTGGCTGGTTTAATTTCAGATTATTAACTATAAAAATGGGTTAAATTTACATTAAAGATTTTGGTTAAGCTGCAATTGAATAAATATTACGTTGTTTGTGAGGTTTTATCCCGTGAATAATTTACTATAAATCAATTCTTATGTTTGTGAAGCTTTGTTGAATGAGTAGTTTATTATAAATCAACTCTTACAAAATAAGTCCAATTCACTCACCAACCCTTTTCCCTTAAAAACTTAATTCACAAAACAAGTTACTTACAATGAATTTG
This region includes:
- the LOC107918526 gene encoding uncharacterized protein, producing the protein MEKKQGFFSALKEEVIRGLSPSRSRTNSPGRARSPIAILLRRKKSGHNNYGGAYLAQPEPLIARYGVGEALAPLMEGPDQDGGETGDSKRLGSGLGQWVMGQLSRTPSMASLSCKRSDLRLLLGVMGAPLAPVQVCSTDPLPHLSIKDTPIETSTAQYILQQYTAASGGLKLQNSVRNAYAMGKLKMVACEYETAAKTVKNPYGSRGAESGGFVLWQMNPDMWYVELAVGGSKVHAGCNGKLVWRHTPWLGARTAKGPVRPLRRALQGLDPRTTASMFSDAKCIGEKTINGEDCFILKLCTDPQTLKARSEGPAEIIRHVLFGYFSQKTGLLVHMEDSHLTRIQSNGGDTVYWETTINSYLQDYRPVEGIMIAHSGRSVITLFRFGEAAMSHTKTRMEEAWTIEEVAFNIPGLSVDCFIPPGDLKSGSISETYELPQDETGKSGIALSAYHAKVAALEKAQDNWLTV